A genomic region of Cyanobacteria bacterium FACHB-DQ100 contains the following coding sequences:
- a CDS encoding DUF4926 domain-containing protein has product MINNTVKLLDVVALVVDLPQYNLWRGQVGTVVETLAEGAAFEVEFSDRNGRTYESLGLRLEQIMVLHFEPVPPSAKAEMITA; this is encoded by the coding sequence ATGATAAATAATACAGTTAAGTTGCTAGATGTTGTCGCTCTGGTCGTTGACCTTCCCCAATACAATTTGTGGCGTGGGCAGGTTGGTACAGTTGTTGAGACACTAGCGGAGGGTGCTGCATTTGAAGTTGAATTCAGCGATCGCAATGGGCGTACATACGAATCTTTAGGGTTGCGTCTAGAGCAAATCATGGTTTTGCACTTCGAGCCAGTACCACCCAGTGCAAAAGCTGAAATGATAACAGCGTGA